The genomic region TGCGCGAGGTGCGCGCGGCCACGTGCGCCACGAGCACCTCCGGGGTCGAGCCGGCGAGGCCGCGGCTTGCATGGTGCTCCGCGAGCCAGTAGCGATGGTAGCCCCAGCGCTCGCAGGCTTGCGCCAGCTCGAGCGTTTCCGCGACGGCCTCGGCGGCGGTGCCGCCGGTGCGAATGGGCGACTGGTCGAGCACGCTGAGGAGAAGCACGGGGCCCGCGCCGTCAGGCAGTCGGTAGGCGGCGGGCGAGAACCTTGGCGAGGCTCTCGGGCGCGAAGCCCAGCTGCAGGAGCGCCACGCCCGTGTCCGCGTACTCGCGGTAGGCGCGGATGCGCCCGCCCTCGAGGTCCCCGCCGTCGAGATCCCCGCCGTCGAGATTGAAGACGCTCATGCCGGAAAACCGGACGCGGCGCCCCTCGCTTCGCGGCACGGCCGCCGTCGCCGTGTAGCTGAAGGTCCACTCGGCGGCGGCGCGGTGCGCATCCATCACGACAGAGTTCATCTGCCAGCGGTAGTCGCGGCCCTCGCG from Candidatus Methylomirabilota bacterium harbors:
- a CDS encoding nuclear transport factor 2 family protein, with the protein product MNLVERFAEAFNRCDVDGLLACFTEDATYGDLFYGPHTGHAALRGMFERMFREGRDYRWQMNSVVMDAHRAAAEWTFSYTATAAVPRSEGRRVRFSGMSVFNLDGGDLDGGDLEGGRIRAYREYADTGVALLQLGFAPESLAKVLARRLPTA